One window of Vitis riparia cultivar Riparia Gloire de Montpellier isolate 1030 chromosome 5, EGFV_Vit.rip_1.0, whole genome shotgun sequence genomic DNA carries:
- the LOC117913868 gene encoding protein FAR1-RELATED SEQUENCE 5-like gives MEGTSGRRDFVESDGGSDDETFENFGEHEASEDGLLSCDSPVLNEELILREPTMEGLSMQNLEPFSGMTFPSLDDARNFYYEYAKRVGFTIRTNRIRHSLKNMAVIGRDFVCSREGFRAAKHTSRKDRVLPPRPITREGCKAMIRLAARDGNKWVVTKFVREHNHKLMTHCKFAGELPIINILSEEEKDKKIQDLYNELQLERERSAGFQQQLGMILKDLEEHADFMSVRVEDVVNKMREIELDDQ, from the exons ATGGAAGGCACCTCAGGTAGACGTGATTTTGTAGAGAGTGATGGGGGTTCAGATGATGAAACCTTTGAAAACTTTGGGGAACATGAAGCCTCAGAAGATGGACTGTTGAGTTGTGATTCACCTGTTCTAAATGAAGAGTTGATTTTGAGGGAACCGACAATGGAAGGTTTGAGTATGCAAAACTTGGAACCATTTAGTGGGATGACTTTTCCATCATTAGATGATGCTAGGAATTTCTATTATGAGTATGCCAAGCGTGTGGGATTCACCATAAGGACAAACCGAATCCGTCACTCACTAAAGAACATGGCGGTAATTGGCAGAGACTTTGTTTGTTCTAGAGAAGGTTTTCGTGCAGCAAAGCACACATCTAGAAAAGATAGGGTACTTCCTCCACGGCCAATTACAAGAGAAGGGTGCAAGGCAATGATAAGGCTGGCAGCAAGGGATGGGAACAAATGGGTGGTCACAAAATTCGTAAGAGAGCACAACCACAAACTAATGACTCATTGTAAATTTGCTGGGGAGCTACCAATTATAAATATTCTCAGTGAG GAAGAGAAGGATAAGAAAATCCAGGATTTATACAATGAATTGCAGCTTGAAAGAGAACGATCTGCAGGATTTCAACAACAGCTAGGCATGATTCTCAAAGATCTTGAGGAACATGCTGACTTCATGTCTGTAAGAGTTGAAGATGTGGTTAACAAAATGAGGGAAATCGAACTTGATGATCAATAA
- the LOC117913892 gene encoding calmodulin-like protein 3: MPTFLHRIFLLYNLLNSLVLFLVPKKLRIFLPTSWFHPHQTQEANLVDSKTSSKTPGRSLVSRKRMESAEMKRVFQMFDRNGDGRITKTELNDSLENLGIYIPDKDLAQMIEKIDVNGDGCVDIDEFRALYESIMEEKDEDEDMKEAFNVFDQNGDGFITVDELKSVLGSLGLRHGRTVEDCKRMIMKVDEDGDGKVDLKEFKQMMRGGGFSALS, encoded by the coding sequence ATGCCAACCTTTTTGCATAGGATTTTCCTCCTATACAATCTTCTGAACTCTCTTGTTCTTTTCTTGGTGCCCAAGAAGCTCAGGATTTTCCTTCCAACTTCTTGGTTTCACCCCCACCAAACACAAGAAGCCAATCTTGTTGATTCCAAGACATCCTCTAAAACACCCGGCAGGTCTCTAGTCTCGAGGAAGAGGATGGAGTCAGCGGAGATGAAGCGGGTGTTTCAGATGTTTGACAGAAATGGGGACGGGCGGATCACGAAGACGGAGCTGAATGACTCGTTGGAGAACTTGGGAATTTATATCCCGGACAAGGATTTGGCGCAGATGATTGAGAAGATTGATGTTAATGGAGATGGGTGTGTGGATATTGATGAGTTTAGGGCCTTGTATGAAAGTATAATGGAGGAGAAGGATGAGGATGAGGACATGAAGGAGGCTTTCAATGTGTTTGATCAGAATGGAGACGGGTTTATCACTGTGGACGAGTTGAAGTCGGTGTTGGGGTCTCTTGGGTTGAGGCATGGGAGGACTGTGGAGGACTGCAAGAGAATGATAATGAAGGTGGATGAAGATGGAGATGGGAAGGTGGATCTTAAGGAGTTCAAGCAAATGATGAGAGGGGGTGGTTTCAGTGCATTGAGTTAG
- the LOC117915386 gene encoding protein FAR1-RELATED SEQUENCE 5-like, with protein sequence MASTSGQGFNPSRNYRRWLDETFDGHETAEDELSDSLDGNDDMVQQSIDNLPVSLEPLEPCVGMEFQSAEDAREFYEMYGRRMGFTIRNNRTRRSLKDNSIIGREFVCSKEGFRVEKYANREHRILPSRPITREGCNAMLRIAAKDEGKWAIYGFVKEHNHELNPSKMPPRRSHRIAFCEDQKDLKIRELSTELHRERKKSAAYQEQLQMILKYIEEHTRRLSLKVEIVVNNLRELDSEEQDCSDSD encoded by the exons ATGGCAAGCACCTCGGGCCAGGGATTTAATCCAAGCAGGAACTATAGGCGTTGGCTAGATGAGACATTTGATGGCCATGAAACGGCAGAGGATGAGCTATCAGATAGTCTGGATGGAAATGATGATATGGTTCAACAATCTATTGATAATTTACCTGTAAGTTTGGAACCTTTAGAACCATGTGTTGGCATGGAGTTTCAATCAGCAGAGGATGCTAGAGAATTTTATGAGATGTATGGTAGGCGTATGGGATTTACCATTCGGAACAATCGTACTCGTCGTTCACTTAAAGACAACTCCATAATTGGTCGGGAGTTTGTTTGTTCAAAAGAAGGTTTTCGTGTAGAAAAATATGCAAACAGAGAACATAGAATTCTTCCATCGAGGCCGATCACCAGAGAAGGATGTAATGCAATGTTGAGGATTGCTGCAAAGGATGAAGGAAAATGGGCTATATATGGTTTTGTTAAAGAGCATAATCATGAACTGAATCCTAGCAAAATGCCACCACGACGGTCGCATAGAATTGCATTTTGTGAG GATCAAAAGGATCTAAAAATCAGAGAACTGTCCACAGAGCTGCATCGGGAGAGAAAAAAATCTGCTGCTTATCAAGAGCAGCTACAGATGATTTTGAAATACATTGAGGAGCACACTCGTCGGTTATCATTGAAAGTTGAAATAGTAGTTAATAATTTGAGGGAACTTGACTCTGAAGAGCAAGACTGTTCTGATTCTGACTAA
- the LOC117914721 gene encoding large ribosomal RNA subunit accumulation protein YCED homolog 1, chloroplastic: protein MSSVFSISSMVPSSNISHSKLYKSKCKSSPDPNCAFTHCKISRGIPLITKSIHPISRNKPHSALKFTARYNFESFDEENTKNFDWNDEREIEDTGSPWEGAVVYKRNPSILHVEHCTTLERLGLGKLSTEISKSRASVMGLGVTKAVKDYPQGTPVHISIDVTRKKHKLRLDGLLRTVITLGCNRCGEPAAECIFSNFSLLLTEEPIEEQEVINMGVIFGEDDKLKTSTESSEEDDEASIDLDDWLYFPPEETEIDISKHIRDMVHLEITINAVCDSRCKGICLKCGINLNTASCNCSKEEVKEKGYGPLGVLRKQIQQK from the exons ATGTCATCTGTATTCTCCATATCCTCCATGGTTCCCTCCTCGAATATTAGCCATTCCAAGCTATATAAATCAAAATGCAAAAGTTCTCCTGATCCAAATTGTGCTTTCACTCATTGCAAAATATCACGTGGAATCCCTCTTATTACCAAAAGTATCCATCCAATTTCCAGAAACAAACCACACAGTGCCTTGAAGTTTACTGCAAGATATAACTTTGAGTCATTTGatgaagaaaacacaaaaaattttgattggAACGATGAAAGAGAGATTGAAGATACGGGGTCACCATGGGAAGGGGCAGTTGTTTACAAGAGAAATCCTTCAATCTTACATGTGGAGCACTGCACAACCTTGGAGAGGCTTGGATTAGGAAAACTTTCAACAGAGATCTCAAAATCTAGGGCTTCAGTGATGGGATTAGGGGTCACAAAAGCAGTGAAGGATTACCCTCAGGGAACACCTGTACACATCTCCATTGACGTAACAAGGAAGAAGCACAAGTTGAGGCTTGATGGGCTTTTAAGAACTGTCATCACCCTTGGTTGCAATAG GTGTGGTGAGCCAGCTGCTGAATGCATTTTCTCCAACTTCTCACTTTTACTAACTGAAGAACCCATTGAAGAACAAGAGGTAATTAACATGGGAGTAATCTTTGGGGAAGACGACAAACTCAAAACCTCTACTGAAAGTAgcgaagaagatgatgaagctTCAATCGATCTGGATGATTGGCTGTATTTTCCTCCTGAAGAAACCGAAATCGACATTTCAAAGCACATTAGGGACATGGTGCATTTGGAGATAACCATCAATGCAGTATGCGACTCAAGGTGCAAAGGTATATGTCTCAAATGTGGTATAAATCTCAACACTGCTAGCTGTAATTGTAGCAAAGAGGAGGTAAAAGAGAAAGGTTATGGCCCTCTTGGGGTTTTGAGAAAGCAAATTCAGCAGAAATGA
- the LOC117914722 gene encoding protein FAR1-RELATED SEQUENCE 5-like, which translates to MENPSSLGFDSDESDPDMQAEAYEDHERIEDKLPNNLDLCAGEDDKIVEQSVINREVLEPYIGMEFNSRDEAREFYVAYGRRTGFTVRIHHNRRSRVNNQVIGQDFVCSKEGFRAKKYVYRKDRVLPPPPITREGCQAMIRLALRDGAKWVVTKFVKEHSHKLMSPSKVPWRGSGKHLVSEDEKDKRIRELSLELNNERQKCKRRCAAYEEQLNMILKDLEKHTEHMSRKVSDIVQSIREIEEEQSEDSDKEWS; encoded by the exons ATGGAGAATCCATCTTCTTTAGGGTTTGATTCAGATGAAAGTGACCCGGATATGCAAGCTGAAGCCTATGAAGACCATGAAAGAATAGAAGATAAGCTTCCAAATAATTTGGATTTATGTGCAGGTGAAGATGACAAGATAGTAGAACAATCTGTTATAAACAGGGAAGTGTTGGAACCATACATAGGAATGGAGTTCAACTCAAGAGATGAAGCTAGAGAGTTTTATGTTGCCTATGGTAGGCGTACTGGTTTCACTGTACGCATACATCATAATCGCCGTTCACGAGTAAACAATCAGGTTATTGGTCAAGATTTTGTTTGTTCAAAAGAAGGTTTTCGTGCAAAGAAGTATGTATACAGAAAAGATAGAGTTCTTCCTCCACCACCAATCACCCGAGAAGGATGTCAAGCAATGATAAGGCTTGCTCTAAGGGATGGAGCAAAATGGGTTGTCACCAAGTTTGTGAAAGAGCATAGTCATAAATTAATGAGTCCTAGTAAAGTTCCATGGAGGGGATCCGGAAAACATTTAGTCAGTGAG GATGAGAAGGATAAGAGAATCAGAGAACTATCCCTTGAGTTGAACAATGAGAGGCAAAAATGTAAACGACGGTGTGCTGCATATGAAGAACAgttaaatatgattttgaaaGATTTGGAGAAACACACAGAACACATGTCAAGAAAGGTTTCTGATATAGTACAGAGCATAAGAGAAATCGAGGAGGAACAATCAGAAGACTCTGACAAAGAATGGAGTTAG